The Fluviispira sanaruensis sequence GAACGTAAACTTAAAAATATTTCGATGCCATTTTTAATTATAGAAAATAAGAGTTCTAAGGCAATTGGTATGACCTCATTTGCAAACGTTCGCTTGCACGATAAAAGTCTAGAGATAGGATCAACCTTTATTGAGAATCATTATCAAAAATTGGGTTATAATGTTGAGTGTAAATTACTTTTATTACAATATCTTTTTGAAAACTTATCTATGAATAGGATAGAATTTAAAGCTGATAAATTAAATACTAAGTCAAACTTAGCAATGGAAAAACTTGGATTCGTTAAAGAAGGAGTTTTTAGAAATCATATGATTATGCCAGATGGGCGCTTGAGAGACTCAGTCTATTATAGTGTCATTAAAGAAGAATGGCCACAAACTAAAAGAATAATTATTGATAGATTTAATAAAAAATTATCTCAATATCATAATTAAATAAAAAAATAAAAAAATAAAATATTTTAATCCGACATAATTTGTTACCTTGACAGAAAATGTTTTTTCATGTATTTTTAAAGACCAAATTGTTTAGTATCATAAAAATATAGGAGGCTCTTATGTCATCAAACAATGATGAGTATCAATGTGGGATCGTAAGATGGTTTTTAGAATCCAAAGGAATAGGATTTATTCAAAAAAGTAATGTAGGAAGTGATATTTTTATTGATCATACTACGATAGAAAAGTCAGGTTATAAAGTCTTAGTCGAAGGTCAGAAAGTAGAGTTTATAGAAAAAAATGGGTCGCGCGGGCCTGAAGCTGAAAGAATTCGAATTGTTTCTTAACAATTAAGTTAATGCCTATCGAGAATATTATCTTTTGTTTCTTTAAGAAAGAGTGTGCCAACGACAAAGCTCATCAGAGCAACAGCAATTGGATAATAGAGTCCAGCGTAAATATTTCCCGTTTGGACAACGACACTCGCAGCAATTAAAGGTAGAAATCCACCAAACCAACCATTGCCAATATGGTAGGGTAAAGACATTGATGTGTAGCGAATTTGGGTTGGAAATAATTCCACCAAGAAAGCTGCTATTGGTCCATAAATCATAGCTACGAATAAAACTAATATCGTAAGCAATAAAATTATCATTGGATAATTTATATCTGCCGGATTTGCTTTCTCTGGATAACCAGCTTGTTTAAGTGCATTGTCAAACGTTTGTGGCGCAAAATTTCTGATTTCTGTCATACCAATCTTTGTTTTTAACACGTCATCACTTATTGTTTGTGTATCGTAATTATATCCTTTTTTTGCAAGATACTCTTTCAGATCTTTGCATTCTTTTTGGCAATTTTTTGTTTGGATAACAATGGGTGCATTTTGAATTGCTAAATCTAATGCAGGGTTACCAAACATTGTGATACCTTTGAAAATTGGAATATAAGTGAGAGCAGCAATTATGCAGGCACTCAACATGACTTTTTTTCTTCCAATTCTATCGGATAATCTTCCGAAGAAAATAAAAAAAGGAGTTGCTATGATGAGTGAAATTCCAATTATGATATATGCATATTGGAAATCAATCTTTAAGGTATTTTGTAAGAAGAAGAGAGCATAAAATTGTCCTGTATACCAAATGACTCCTTGACCTGCGGTCGCTCCAAATAAGGCCAATAAAACTAATTTTAAATTTGGAATTTTAGTAAAACTGTCTCTTAGAGGTGATTTTGAAAGTTTGCCAATGCTTTTCATTTTTAAAAATAAGGGTGATTCATTTAATTTTAATCTGATATAAACAGAAATAATGAGAAGAATTACTGAGATTAAAAATGGAATTCTCCAACCCCAACTTTTAAACTCGGACTCTCCTAATGACAGACGACAGGTTAAAATAACACTTAAGGATAATAAAAATCCTAAAGTCGCCGTCGTTTGAATCCAGCTGGTATAATAACCTCTGTTGTTTTTTTCAGAATGTTCGGCAACATAGGTGGCGGCTCCGCCATATTCCCCTCCAAGGGCAAGGCCTTGAGCAAGGCGCAATGTTGTTAACAAAATGGGAGCTAAAATACCGATGTCTTCGTAAGTGGGTAATAAGCCGACGAATGCAGTTGAAAGCCCCATAACAATAATGGTGATTAAAAATGTATATTTTCTACCGACAAGATCACCGACTCTGCCAAAGAAAAGAGCTCCAAAGGGTCTCACGGCAAAGCCTGCACCGAAAGTCGCAAGGCTTGCAAGAAATGCGGCTGTGTCATTACCTTTGGGAAAGAATAATCCACTAAAAAAAACGGCAAGACTTCCATATAAATAAAAATCATACCATTCAAAGACTGTTCCGAGTGAAGATGCTGTAATAACCATTCGGTCTGATTTTTTCATTTTTCTCCCCCAACGAAAGTTCTTTAATGATTATATACTATTCGACAAAAGTTCTTATACAGACAAGAAATGGTCAAAATTTAGGCAATTAAATATATTAAGAAAGTTAAATAGGCAAAAATTTTAAAAAGTAGATCATATGATCATTCCAAGCATTCATCTTCGAAGGCATTCAAAACCAGTTGAAGCAAGTACTATTCGAATTGACAAATAGATACCCAAAATGTAGATTCTGCTTGAAATGGTTTTTCATTTGAATTATTTTTTATATTAAATCTTATATATAGGTTGATTAAAAGTGAAAATTAAAAAGAAATTAGTTACAGTCAGTTTTATTTTATTTTTGCAGTCGTGTACTACATCTCGCCCTGAAATTAATAAAGCACAAATATTTCCTTTAAATAACTATAGCCAAAATATACAACGTTTTATTAACCCAAATTCTCCAGATTATAATATTCCACTTATTTCAAATAACGTAATTTTAGAAAAAGAAAACGCATATAAGGAACATTTTTTTGGGGAGCAATCCCCTTGGTCTGATTCCTTTGTCAGCGGTATACTAAATAAACAGAATACTGATAGTATTTATAGTGTTGAAAAATTTTTATTTCAAAAATATAGAGAAAACTGTGATACTGATAATCCAAAAAGTTTTGCAACTAATTTAAAACCATACACCTGCGATTGGTTTGATAATCAAATTCTAAGAAATATGGATCTAAATCAATTTGAGCAAAAATTGTTTTTTTACAAAAATAACAGAGCTATAGCAACAAACAATATCAGCGCAAGAACTTTTCCAACCAATTCACCTCTTTTTTATGATTATAGACTAGCAGGTGAGGGTTATCCTTTTGATATGTTGCAAGTTAGTTCTATTTGGGTAGGAACGCCTTTGTATATTGTTGGAAAATCGAAGGATAAAGAATGGTCACTTGTCCTCACAAATTCTGGTTTTGTTACTTGGGTGCCTAGTAATAAAATAGCTTTAGCTTCAGAAAAATTTATTTTTGAGTATCAAGAGAATGTAAAGAAACACGGTTTGCGCGTTGTAACTCAACCTCATAGTCCTATAATTAATAATTCTGGAAAAATTGAGCTGCGTGCTTATACGGGTAGCCTATTTCCTGGACAACAGCAAGAAGAAACAAACAAAGTATTTTTTCCAATTTCACTTGAAAATGGATATGCAAAATTTATTACTGCTAAAATTAATGAGGATAAAGTTTCAATCTTTCCTCTATCATCATCACCTAAAAACTTTGTAAATGTAATTCAGCCTCTGCTTGGGAGGCCTTATGGCTGGGGAGGATTATATTATTATAATGATTGCTCGCAGGAGTTAAGAAATATTTTTTCTGTTTTTGGTATATGGCTACCACGTAATTCAGCCTATCAGTATCAAGAAGGTAAAATGATTGATTTAAGTAATTATAGCACTCAAGAACGACTGGAAGCTCTCTCAAAATTAGGGCGAAAATTCGTTACTTTAGTTTATATCAAAGGTCACATAATGCTGTACATTGGAAATTTTAATAATGCTCCTTTGGTACATAATAATATTTGGGGACTTAAACCGGCAGACAATTCATACCGATCTATTATTGGACAATCTTCTTTAATCCCTTTATTGAGTTCTTATCCTGAAAATCCAGAATTAATATCAATTGCAGACGATAAATACCGTCCTAAGTTTATTATTACATATTTAGACGAACTCCCTAATAATGGCGATTCTGTTGCAAAGGTATTAAAGTAGTAAAATTGTCTCTGTTGCAAATTTTTCTTGGATTATTATTGGGGGTTCTACTTAATGATTTCAGCAACAGTTACTATATCTGGGATAGAGCTTCATCACATGTGTAAAAATGGCAATTTAAATTTAAAAGCCATTTGCCTATTTGGAAGCAATTTTGCTCCCTTGCAGGTTAATTGCGTCTGAAATATACTTTTTGAAATTCCATTCTAAGCTCCTTTGTTACTTTGATTTTTTTGCAACAGAACCTTCAAAATTAATCCTAAATAAAAAAAATTCTGTTTATATCAATTGCAAAATGTCTTATTTGGAAAGACGCTTTCAATTATTTTTAAAACATCAAGGAAAAAATAAATTAAGTTATTTAAAAATGTAAAGCATATGTTTTATCGTACTCACCTTCTTTTTTCCACTGAGCTAAAAATTTATTAAAATTTTCTATAAGAGTTGTTGCGTCTTGACGAGCTGCAACACCAAAATATTCGTCTTGCACATCGGTTTTTTTCGACTCCATCAATTTAGGAAATTTCTTTACAAGTATAATTGAGTGATTTGAATCTGTGACAATGATATCGATTTTTTTGTTTCTAAGTGCATTTATTATATCTGAAGTTTCATTGTATTTAAAAATGGTTGCATTTTTTAGATTTTTGGCAACATAGAAATCACTTGTATAACCAACTTTAACCCCTATTTTATATTTCTTATCGTTGAAATCTAGAATATTTTTAATATTTTTTAAAGCGGAATTTCCTTTTAAATACATATAACTTAAACCATCTTTAAAATATGGGTCGCTGAATAAGACAGATTTTTTTCTATCTTCAGTGATTGTCATTCCAGAAAAAATGAGGTCACATTTTTTTGTTATTAAAGCTGGAATTATTCCATCGAAACTATAATTGATAACCTCAAGTTTTGACTTCATAAATTTTGCAAAGTTTTTTGCTAAATCAATATCGAACCCTTCCCATCCATCTTTTGTATATACAGAGAAAGGAATAAATCCTCCTGAAGTACAAACCTTTAGAATTTTATCTTCATTGTTAGCAGCTTCATTTGCATTGCATGAAAATGAAAATAATAGACTTATAAGCGAAACAAAAGAAGCAATTTTAGCACATTTCAAATATGACATTTTTTATCCTTTTTTGTTAATAATTTGTAATGATGTGTAAATATGTGGAGAAATTTTTTCACATTCTTCCTTATTTAATTGGTGTAAATATTTATTATTTTCATAGCTATAAATAACAAGCTTTCCTATTATTTCGTGTGCCTGGCGAAATGCAATGCCCTTGTTTACGAGTTGCTCTAAGAGGTGGGTTGACCAGACATAACTGTTTTCGGTAGATTTCAACATAGCATCTTTTTGAAAATGCACTGTATTTAAAAAGTCGTTAAAAATATCTAAACAGTTTTTGATAGTTTCTACGGTGTCAAATAATCCTTCTTTGTCTTCTTGGAGATCTTTATTATAGCCAAGTGGAAGCGCTTTCATAACTGTTAAAATGCCCATAAGATTGCCATAGATTCTTCCAGTTTTACCTCTAATTAGTTCAGGTATATCCGGATTTTTTTTGTTTGGCATAAGCGAAGAACCTGTTGCATACGCGTCATCTAATTTTATGAAATTAAATTCTTCCGTTGCCCAAATTATCATATCTTCAGAAAATCTGGATAAATGAGTTATAATAATACTTGCAGAGCTCATAAATTCGATAATAAAATCTCTATCGCTTACAGCATCTATTGTATTTTCGATGATACCTGTAAAACCAAGTTTTTTGGCTGTGTACTCCCTGTCTATTGGCAAAGTAGTGCCTGCAAGTGCTCCTGCTCCTAAAGGTGAAAAATTCATTCTTTCATAGCAATCCGAAAGGCGAGAAGCATCTCTCAGGAACATACTTTGATATGCTTTAAAATAACTGCTTAAAGTGATCGGTTGGGCTTTTTGTAGATGAGTGTAGCCTGGAAGAATTGTGTCTTTATGAATGATAGAAAGATCTTCTAGTGAGTTTATCAAAGAATTTAATGTGATTTTTATTTTTTCAATCTCGTGTTTTAAATAGAGTCTTAGATCCAAGGCAACCTGATCATTTCTGCTTCTTCCAGTATGCAGTTTCTTTGCAATTTCGCCAATTTCTTTAAGTAAGCAGAGTTCAATATTCATATGAATGTCTTCTGCTTCTGGGCTAAATTCAATTTCATTTTTAAGTATTTTTGCGCTTATCTTCTTTAAACCATTAATAATAGAATGAGACTCAAATTCGGAAATTATACCTTGTTTTGCAAGCATTTCTGCATGAACTTGGCTGCCTAAAATGTCGAACTGAGCAAGTTTTTTATCAAATGAAATGGACTCATTAAAGTAAACTGCTTTTTGTGCAAGAGGTTTTTTAAATCTTCCTCCCCAGACGGGGGATGCATTTGTATTCATAGTTCAATCCTTTTTTTATTTTGAGGAGATTGAGTCAATTTTTTTAAAGCAAAACAGATTCTAAGAAACGTTGACGGTAAAAATGAATAAAAATCCATTTTTATGGATTTTTATGTAGTAACGAAAATTTTAGATAAGTGCAAGTTTTTATGCAAAAATTAATAAATTCAATTTTCTTAGTGCAATGAAATAAAAAAAGTATATAGATTCTAGTATATTGTATAGGTGGGAGAAAATGCTCTCGAGTGGCAGTCATTTCTCTTTTCTTTTAATTTGAGAAATGTTTTACTTAATGAGAATAGGTGAAACTGATGGGTTAGAAAGACTAAGTTATGAAAAATACAGGAAAAAAAGATGATGAGGTGATTTTGGATTTAATTCGTTCGGAAAAAATTGCCCATCAACAGGAACTCGTGGCAAAGCTTAAAAAATTGGGTTTATCCATTCCCCAATCCACATTATCCAGAAAGCTTAAAAAGCTAGGAGTTGTAAAGGTTCAAAATTGTTATAAAATATTGAATTCTAGCACAAAAACTCTTGTTCCTATTTTTGAAATAAAGGTGTCTCCACCCAATATTTTAATCCTCCACACATTGCCAGGACATGCGAATTCATTGGCTTTTCAACTGGATCAAAAAATTATGCACGGAACAAATAATATAGTGAAAAGCCGCTATGATTCACTCATGGGAACGATTGCAGGGGATGACACAGTCCTGGTTATTTCTGACGGGACAAAGAAAGGACTCGAAAAACTTCTCGAGGAAATTGAAATGGATTTCGAGGTAGAGCGCTTTCATGGAGAGACAAATTAACTTATTCTCTTCTTTTTCTTTTCATTAGGTATTCTGGTGGTTCGGCAGTTTTGGGATTGTCTGGCCATGCGTGCCTGGGATATCTACGCGATAATTCTTTTTTTACTTCAACATACCCTCGCTCCCAAAATCCTGCTAAATCCGTTGTTACTTGGACAGCCTGCATATTAGGGGCAAGTAAATGAACGACAAGTGGAACAGTTCCATTGCAGATTCTAGGTGTTTGTAAAGTACCAAAAAAATCCTGCAAGCGAGAAGCAACCCAAGGTGGTTTGTCTTCTTCATAATTAATTTTTACTTTGCGGCCTTTACCAATTATAATATGATTAGGAAATAAATCGTTTAGTAATCTTTTCGTTTCATGTGGTAAAAGATCATCTAAATACTCATCAAGATCTTTTTCTAGTATTTCATTATAACTTCTTTTATTTTCACAAATATGACATAATAAAAGCTCAAAATCTTCTTCTAAAAAATGGGCTGCATCGAGAGAATATCCAGCAGTTTTTGCAAGTGCTATACGCTTTGCTAAATAACGTAAATCTTTATCATCTTCAAAAGGCTTGGGCCAACTCAATGACAACTCTTTTAAAAGGATTTCTTCATACTTAGCTGTATGTTGTCTAATGGGACGCTCTTCTAAAATGAGTTTGCCATAATAAGTTTTTTTAGCAGCTCTCACTCTTTGCGCATTATCATCCCAAGTATATTCTTCATTCTCTTTGATAAAATATTCAGGTGCAGCAATAAGTATATCAGGATCAATCCCATGGCAAATTCTAACTTGGGTTGATTGTGCTTGTGACAAAGCTTGGGCAGATTCCTCTGCTTCAATTGCAATTAAAAATTCTGAATCTTGCACGATGCTTGAAGGTGATAAAATAGCTCCACCGCCTAGACATAAATTTAACTCTTTTTTTCCAGAATGATTTAAATTATTCCTGACCTGGCATACTCTATCTGGATATCCTGCCAATAAAATCAAACTTAAATCATTGTTACTTATATCTTTAAAACAATCTGTAAATTTAACTTTTGCAATTTGACAGATATGTCTAATAGACACCTCTATTTTTTTAATCCTAGCAATATCAAAATGACTGTTTGGAGATAATTTTTTAACTTTTTTTAAAAAATAATTTATTAAGATATTAAATTGAAATTCAAGGTCAGATACTCCAATATCAGTAGAGGAAATACCATTTTTTATGATAGAACCTTCATTGATAATTGAAACTATCACAATTGCTTGAGGTAGAATATTTTTACTTGCAGCTTCATATAATATTCTACCAAGCCTTGGGTGCAATGGGTATTTAGCGATTTCAGAACCTATTTCTGTTAAGTTATTGGAAGCATCAAAAGCAGAGAGAAAATTTAACAGTTGACTGCATGATTGCATGATATTTTGTGGAGGTGGATCGAACCACGGAAAAGAAAATGGTTCATTTAATTTATGCAAACTGAGTTTTTTTTCTAATATTTTAATTTCAAGGAGCGACTGGGTCAGATCCACTCTTTGAATTTCTGCCTTTTGAAAAGCGGGACGCATTTGAAAATCAAGCAAAGTAAAAAGTCTTTTTACACATCCGCTTTGCGTACGCCCTGCTCGACCGGCACGCTGAATACACGACGATTGACTGATGGGGAGAGTGTCCAGAGTTGGTAGGCCACTCCAACTTGCATGGCCCGCAATTTTAGCGAAACCAGTATCGACAACCCCAGTGACTCCATCTAGAGTAATAGAAGTTTCAGCGACGTTTGTAGATAAAATTATTTTTCGTCTCTCTGTTAGCTGAAAAACCTTTTGTTGATCATGCGGAGCGAGATCTGCTTTAAGTTGCAAAATAATTGCGTTGTATTTATGCGCAAGTTCTTCAATATTTTCTTGAGTTTTTTGTATCTCATAAGATCCTGTTAAAAAGACTAAAATATCGCCCGGACATTTTGGATCAATTAATAAACTTTCCACAGCATTAAAGATTAAAATAGGCAATTTTTTGTGCGCTGAATTTGGATCTAAATGTTGAATTTCGAGTGGATGGGTTCTGCCAATTGAAGTATGTGTCTTTGCATTCGGTAAATAATTTTGCAGGCCATAAGTATCAAGCGTTGCAGACATCACAATGAGTTTGAGATCGGGGCGAAGACTTTGCTGCAATAATTTAACGAGCATAAGTGCAAGATCTGTATGAGTATGTCTCTCATGAAATTCATCAATAATCACACAAGAGATATTTTTCAATTCAGGATCTTCTAAAATTAGACGAGAGAATATTCCACCTGTTATATATTTTACTTTGGTTGCTTGAGATTCTCGTTTGTCATAGCGTACTTGGTAGCCAATTGTCTCACCACATTCTTCTCCCAGCTCTTGCGCTACTCTTTCAGCGGAAAGGCGTGCAGCAAGTCTGCGTGGCTCAAGCACTAAAATAGTTTTATTTGTACGATTTAACAGGGCAGCGGGAATACGTGTGGTTTTTCCTGCTCCTGGGGTTGCCTGAATGATCAAAGTGTTTTCATTTTGAAAATCGGACACGATTGCAGGCAATATTTCATCGATAGGTAGAGATAATTTTTTTACAGACATAATTAATAACCCTAAACTGGAGAACGCAATCTATAAAATAAATCTTCAGAATTTTTTGCGGTTATCTCTGCCAGTTCTTCAGGTTTTAAATTTCGTAGTTTTGCTATGAATTCACAAGTATGAAGAATATGGGCCGGTTCATTGGTTTTTCCGCGCAACGGGACGGGGGATAAGTAAGGACTATCCGTTTCAATTAATATTTTGTCATGTGGAACATATTTTGCAACTTCATGAAGTTCAGAGGCATTTTTAAAAGTAACAATACCAGAAAATGACAAATAAAAATTTTCAGAAAGATAATCTTTTGCTTGCTCTAAAGTCCCAGTGAAACAATGAATAACGCCTTTTAATCCTTTTTGAGAATATTTTTTAATTCTTGAATAGACTTCATTGTGCGTTTCTCGCATGTGAACAACTATAGGTAAATTAGTATCAAGAGCAATTTGTAAAAAGTACTCAAAACACTCAATCTGTTTGTCTATCGGCGAAAGAGTGTAATGGCTATCTAGTCCAATTTCGCCAATGCCGACTATTTTTTTATTTGTTAATGCGACAGGACGTACTTTTTCAGCTTCTTCAATTGAAAATTCTTTTGCATCATGTGGCTGAATGCCAAGAGTAGCATATAATATATCAGATGTTTTAACTTGTTCTTGCGCTAAAATTATAGTTTGTGGATTGTAAGCAATATTTATTATTTTTTTCACTCCACAAGCTTTTGCACGCTCAATAATTTCTGGTAAATTATTTTTTAGTTTATCTGATACCAAGTGACAATGTGTGTCAATTAAATGCATGAATAATAAATCCTTTACTCAAAGGCAGCAATACCTGTGAGATGTTGTCCTACGATCAAGAGATGAATATCATTTGTGCCTTCATATGTATAAACTGACTCTAAATTACACATATGACGCATGCAATGGTATTCACCGCTGATACCATTTGCTCCTAAAATGTCCCGAGTGGTTCTAGCACAGTCTAGGGCAATTTGTACGTTATTTTGTTTACCCATGCTAATTTGAGCAGGTTTTACTTTTTTATTTTGCTTAAGTTTTGCAAGCTGCAGAGCAACTAAATTGCCTTTGGCAATTTCTGTCGACATAAGAGCTAATTTTCTTTGAATCAGTTGGAAAGATGCTAAAGGTTTTTTAAACATAATCCGTTCTTTGGTATAATGAATGGCTTCATTTAAGCAGTCTTCCGCTGCGCCAAGAACACCAAAGACAATGCCAAAACGTGCTTGGTTTAAGCACATCAATGCATTTTTTAATCCTTCCGTTTTTTCTAATAGATTCTCATTGGGTATTTGACAGTTATCAAAAAAGAGTGAGCCTGTTTTTGAAGCTCGTAGACTTAATTTATTTTTGATTTCAGGCGCTGAAAAACCTTTCGTGCCCTTTTCAACTAAAAAACCTCTTATTCCTTCATCCGTTTGTGCCCATACAATAGCA is a genomic window containing:
- a CDS encoding GNAT family N-acetyltransferase, which produces MFEQFENCILNGHLVTLRPLVLKDEEALIGCFSIDYFKYFPIHYVSSKEVVSNAIERKLKNISMPFLIIENKSSKAIGMTSFANVRLHDKSLEIGSTFIENHYQKLGYNVECKLLLLQYLFENLSMNRIEFKADKLNTKSNLAMEKLGFVKEGVFRNHMIMPDGRLRDSVYYSVIKEEWPQTKRIIIDRFNKKLSQYHN
- a CDS encoding cold-shock protein — encoded protein: MSSNNDEYQCGIVRWFLESKGIGFIQKSNVGSDIFIDHTTIEKSGYKVLVEGQKVEFIEKNGSRGPEAERIRIVS
- a CDS encoding MFS transporter, whose product is MKKSDRMVITASSLGTVFEWYDFYLYGSLAVFFSGLFFPKGNDTAAFLASLATFGAGFAVRPFGALFFGRVGDLVGRKYTFLITIIVMGLSTAFVGLLPTYEDIGILAPILLTTLRLAQGLALGGEYGGAATYVAEHSEKNNRGYYTSWIQTTATLGFLLSLSVILTCRLSLGESEFKSWGWRIPFLISVILLIISVYIRLKLNESPLFLKMKSIGKLSKSPLRDSFTKIPNLKLVLLALFGATAGQGVIWYTGQFYALFFLQNTLKIDFQYAYIIIGISLIIATPFFIFFGRLSDRIGRKKVMLSACIIAALTYIPIFKGITMFGNPALDLAIQNAPIVIQTKNCQKECKDLKEYLAKKGYNYDTQTISDDVLKTKIGMTEIRNFAPQTFDNALKQAGYPEKANPADINYPMIILLLTILVLFVAMIYGPIAAFLVELFPTQIRYTSMSLPYHIGNGWFGGFLPLIAASVVVQTGNIYAGLYYPIAVALMSFVVGTLFLKETKDNILDRH
- a CDS encoding SH3 domain-containing protein, with product MKIKKKLVTVSFILFLQSCTTSRPEINKAQIFPLNNYSQNIQRFINPNSPDYNIPLISNNVILEKENAYKEHFFGEQSPWSDSFVSGILNKQNTDSIYSVEKFLFQKYRENCDTDNPKSFATNLKPYTCDWFDNQILRNMDLNQFEQKLFFYKNNRAIATNNISARTFPTNSPLFYDYRLAGEGYPFDMLQVSSIWVGTPLYIVGKSKDKEWSLVLTNSGFVTWVPSNKIALASEKFIFEYQENVKKHGLRVVTQPHSPIINNSGKIELRAYTGSLFPGQQQEETNKVFFPISLENGYAKFITAKINEDKVSIFPLSSSPKNFVNVIQPLLGRPYGWGGLYYYNDCSQELRNIFSVFGIWLPRNSAYQYQEGKMIDLSNYSTQERLEALSKLGRKFVTLVYIKGHIMLYIGNFNNAPLVHNNIWGLKPADNSYRSIIGQSSLIPLLSSYPENPELISIADDKYRPKFIITYLDELPNNGDSVAKVLK
- a CDS encoding transporter substrate-binding domain-containing protein, with amino-acid sequence MSYLKCAKIASFVSLISLLFSFSCNANEAANNEDKILKVCTSGGFIPFSVYTKDGWEGFDIDLAKNFAKFMKSKLEVINYSFDGIIPALITKKCDLIFSGMTITEDRKKSVLFSDPYFKDGLSYMYLKGNSALKNIKNILDFNDKKYKIGVKVGYTSDFYVAKNLKNATIFKYNETSDIINALRNKKIDIIVTDSNHSIILVKKFPKLMESKKTDVQDEYFGVAARQDATTLIENFNKFLAQWKKEGEYDKTYALHF
- the argH gene encoding argininosuccinate lyase, encoding MNTNASPVWGGRFKKPLAQKAVYFNESISFDKKLAQFDILGSQVHAEMLAKQGIISEFESHSIINGLKKISAKILKNEIEFSPEAEDIHMNIELCLLKEIGEIAKKLHTGRSRNDQVALDLRLYLKHEIEKIKITLNSLINSLEDLSIIHKDTILPGYTHLQKAQPITLSSYFKAYQSMFLRDASRLSDCYERMNFSPLGAGALAGTTLPIDREYTAKKLGFTGIIENTIDAVSDRDFIIEFMSSASIIITHLSRFSEDMIIWATEEFNFIKLDDAYATGSSLMPNKKNPDIPELIRGKTGRIYGNLMGILTVMKALPLGYNKDLQEDKEGLFDTVETIKNCLDIFNDFLNTVHFQKDAMLKSTENSYVWSTHLLEQLVNKGIAFRQAHEIIGKLVIYSYENNKYLHQLNKEECEKISPHIYTSLQIINKKG
- a CDS encoding ArgR family transcriptional regulator translates to MKNTGKKDDEVILDLIRSEKIAHQQELVAKLKKLGLSIPQSTLSRKLKKLGVVKVQNCYKILNSSTKTLVPIFEIKVSPPNILILHTLPGHANSLAFQLDQKIMHGTNNIVKSRYDSLMGTIAGDDTVLVISDGTKKGLEKLLEEIEMDFEVERFHGETN
- the hrpB gene encoding ATP-dependent helicase HrpB: MSVKKLSLPIDEILPAIVSDFQNENTLIIQATPGAGKTTRIPAALLNRTNKTILVLEPRRLAARLSAERVAQELGEECGETIGYQVRYDKRESQATKVKYITGGIFSRLILEDPELKNISCVIIDEFHERHTHTDLALMLVKLLQQSLRPDLKLIVMSATLDTYGLQNYLPNAKTHTSIGRTHPLEIQHLDPNSAHKKLPILIFNAVESLLIDPKCPGDILVFLTGSYEIQKTQENIEELAHKYNAIILQLKADLAPHDQQKVFQLTERRKIILSTNVAETSITLDGVTGVVDTGFAKIAGHASWSGLPTLDTLPISQSSCIQRAGRAGRTQSGCVKRLFTLLDFQMRPAFQKAEIQRVDLTQSLLEIKILEKKLSLHKLNEPFSFPWFDPPPQNIMQSCSQLLNFLSAFDASNNLTEIGSEIAKYPLHPRLGRILYEAASKNILPQAIVIVSIINEGSIIKNGISSTDIGVSDLEFQFNILINYFLKKVKKLSPNSHFDIARIKKIEVSIRHICQIAKVKFTDCFKDISNNDLSLILLAGYPDRVCQVRNNLNHSGKKELNLCLGGGAILSPSSIVQDSEFLIAIEAEESAQALSQAQSTQVRICHGIDPDILIAAPEYFIKENEEYTWDDNAQRVRAAKKTYYGKLILEERPIRQHTAKYEEILLKELSLSWPKPFEDDKDLRYLAKRIALAKTAGYSLDAAHFLEEDFELLLCHICENKRSYNEILEKDLDEYLDDLLPHETKRLLNDLFPNHIIIGKGRKVKINYEEDKPPWVASRLQDFFGTLQTPRICNGTVPLVVHLLAPNMQAVQVTTDLAGFWERGYVEVKKELSRRYPRHAWPDNPKTAEPPEYLMKRKRRE
- a CDS encoding TatD family hydrolase — its product is MHLIDTHCHLVSDKLKNNLPEIIERAKACGVKKIINIAYNPQTIILAQEQVKTSDILYATLGIQPHDAKEFSIEEAEKVRPVALTNKKIVGIGEIGLDSHYTLSPIDKQIECFEYFLQIALDTNLPIVVHMRETHNEVYSRIKKYSQKGLKGVIHCFTGTLEQAKDYLSENFYLSFSGIVTFKNASELHEVAKYVPHDKILIETDSPYLSPVPLRGKTNEPAHILHTCEFIAKLRNLKPEELAEITAKNSEDLFYRLRSPV
- a CDS encoding acyl-CoA dehydrogenase family protein yields the protein MDTLATDFLNTFQDLDESQLLIKETVHKFVQNVFMPNITENFENAHFPKEIIKEMGKLGLLGSNLHGYGCAGLDEISYGLIMKELERGDSGLRSFASVQSSLAMYAIYAFGSEEQKKYFLPKMATGDTIGCFGLTEPDFGSDPAGMKTFAKKSGDSWVLNGSKTWITNAPIADIAIVWAQTDEGIRGFLVEKGTKGFSAPEIKNKLSLRASKTGSLFFDNCQIPNENLLEKTEGLKNALMCLNQARFGIVFGVLGAAEDCLNEAIHYTKERIMFKKPLASFQLIQRKLALMSTEIAKGNLVALQLAKLKQNKKVKPAQISMGKQNNVQIALDCARTTRDILGANGISGEYHCMRHMCNLESVYTYEGTNDIHLLIVGQHLTGIAAFE